The genomic stretch TGGCTGCGCTGTCGGCGCCGGGCCTGGCTCGATCGCCATGGGGATCCCGGGCAGCGGCTCTGGAGCGCCCACCGGGCCCTCCAGCTCGACGATCAGCAACGCTGTTTCGTGAGCCTGCTGGAGCAGCGGCCCCTGGCCGGAGAAGCCGCCTGCGCCGCCGCTGCCCCGGCGGTGGTGGGCGTGCGCCTGCGGGGCCGGGGCACCGCAGGCCTGGAGCTGGAGGCCCATCCCCCGCTCCTGCGCCGCAGCAGCGGGGAGAGCCGCTGGGGGGACTACGCCTACCAGCCCGTGATGGCCCGGCAGGGGCGCCGCCTCACCCGCGAGCACCGGCTGGTGATGGGGTTGTGGGGACAGCTGCTTTCGGGGTGGCAGCAGGGTCCGGTCAGCCATGGCCTGGTGGTGGCGATCGGTGCCGGGCGGCTGGAACGGGAACGCCTGGCACTTGGGGACGGGCTCCAGCGCCAGCTGGAGGACACGCTCCCCAGGCTGGCGGCGGATCTGGATCGCCCCCAGCCCCCCCCCCTGGTGAGCGATCGCAAGAAATGCGTGCTCTGCTCCTGGCGCGGCCTCTGCGACCGCGAGGCGGCCGCGCAGGGCCACCTCAGCGAGGTGAGCGGCATCGGCGCCAAGCGGCGTGAGTTGCTGATCGAACTGGGCCTGCCGCAGCTCAGTTCCCTGGCCGCGGCTGATCCAGAGGCTCTGGCCGATGCGCTGGAGGTCCACGGAGAGCAGCACCGCGAGGTGGCCGCGCGGCTGGTGGCCCAGGCCCGCGTCCAGCAGCGGGGGGAACCCCTGCGCCTGCCG from Synechococcus sp. CBW1107 encodes the following:
- a CDS encoding TM0106 family RecB-like putative nuclease, with product MPAEPSNRLVTDRLLRSWLRCRRRAWLDRHGDPGQRLWSAHRALQLDDQQRCFVSLLEQRPLAGEAACAAAAPAVVGVRLRGRGTAGLELEAHPPLLRRSSGESRWGDYAYQPVMARQGRRLTREHRLVMGLWGQLLSGWQQGPVSHGLVVAIGAGRLERERLALGDGLQRQLEDTLPRLAADLDRPQPPPLVSDRKKCVLCSWRGLCDREAAAQGHLSEVSGIGAKRRELLIELGLPQLSSLAAADPEALADALEVHGEQHREVAARLVAQARVQQRGEPLRLPVEPHQAATALPELDSASGVLVYDIESDPDARDDFLHGFLRIERQADGRWPAGLAASVGRYRPLLALHEHGEARLWQRLRRLLAASPPDWPLLHYGETESIALVRLAQRQGASERELADLRRRLVDLHQRLRRHWLLPVNSYGLKAVAGWLGFSWSQKGVDGARCLLWWRQWRGDGTPAGRGSLHGLRRIFRYNHDDGLATWAVASWLLAQDAAPPAPTGGGTTPVGTDISRVVPAPVTSSGSSSA